In a single window of the Carassius gibelio isolate Cgi1373 ecotype wild population from Czech Republic chromosome A12, carGib1.2-hapl.c, whole genome shotgun sequence genome:
- the LOC128025230 gene encoding DNA-directed RNA polymerase II subunit RPB1 — MHGPPSSDSACPLRLIKRVQFGVLSPDELKRLSVTEGGIKYPETTEGGRPKLGGLMDPRQGVIERSGRCQTCAGNMTECPGHFGHIELAKPVFHVGFITKIMKVLRCVCFFCSKLLVDANNPKIKDILTKSKGQPRKRLTHVYDLCKGKNICEGGEEMDNKFGVEQQDTEEDLTKEKGHGGCGRYQPRIRRSGLELYAEWKHVNEDSQEKKILLSPERVHEIFKRISDEEDLILGMDPKFSRPEWMIVTVLPVPPLAVRPAVVMQGSARNQDDLTHKLADIVKINNQLKRNEQSGAAAHVIAEDVKLLQFHVATMVDNELPGLPRAMQKSGRPLKSIKQRLKGKEGRVRGNLMGKRVDFSARTVITPDPNLQIDQVGVPRSIAANMTFPEIVTPFNIDRLQELVRRGNSQYPGAKYIIRDNGDRIDLRFHPKPSDLHLQIGYKVERHMCDGDIIVFNRQPTLHKMSMMGHRVRILPWSTFRLNLSVTTPYNADFDGDEMNLHLPQSLETRAEIQELAMVPRMIVTPQSNRPVMGIVQDTLTAVRKFTKRDVFLERGEVMNLLMFLSTWDGKVPQPAILKPRPLWTGKQIFSLIIPGHINAIRTHSTHPDEEDSGPYKHISPGDTKVIVENGELIMGILCKKSLGTSAGSLVHISYLEMGHDITRLFYSNIQTVVNNWLLIEGHSIGIGDSIADKATYQDIQNTIKKAKQDVIEVIEKAHNNELEPTPGNTLRQTFENQVNRILNDARDKTGSSAQKSLSEYNNFKSMVVAGSKGSKINISQVIAVVGQQNVEGKRIPFGFKHRTLPHFIKDDYGPESRGFVENSYLAGLTPTEFFFHAMGGREGLIDTAVKTAETGYIQRRLIKSMESVMVKYDATVRNSINQVVQLRYGEDGLAGEAVEFQNMATLKPSNKAFEKKFKFDYTNERALRRTLQEDVVKDVLTNAHVQSSLEREFEKMREDREILRAIFPTGDSKVVLPCNLARMIWNAQKIFRINPRTPTDLNPARVVEGVYDLSKKLVIVNGEDQLSRQAQENATLLFNIHLRSTLCSKRMTEEFRLSTEAFDWLLGEIETKFNQSIAHPGEMVGALAAQSLGEPATQMTLNTFHYAGVSAKNVTLGVPRLKELINISKRPKTPSLTVFLLGQAARDAERAKDILCRLEHTTLRKVTANTAIYYDPNPQNTVVTEDQEWVNVYYEMPDFDVTRISPWLLRIELDRKHMTDRKLTMEQIAEKINAGFGDDLNCIFNDDNAEKLVLRIRIMNSDENKFQDDEEVVDKMDDDVFLRCIESNMLTDMTLQGIEQISKVYMHLPQTDNKKKIIITEDGEFKALQEWILETDGVSLMRVLSEKDVDPVRTTSNDIVEIFTVLGIEAVRKALERELYHVISFDGSYVNYRHLALLCDTMTCRGHLMAITRHGINRQDTGPLMKCSFEETVDVLMEASSHGECDPMKGVSENIMLGQLAPAGTGCFDLLLDAEKCKYGMEIPTNIPGISVAGPTGMFFGSAPSPMSGMSPAMTPWNTGATPAYGAWSPSVGSGMTPGAAGFSPSAASDASGFSPGYSPAWSPTPGSPGSPGPASPYIPSPGALSPNYSPTSPAYEPRSPGGYTPQSPGYSPTSPSYSPTSPSYSPTSPNYSPTSPSYSPTSPSYSPTSPSYSPTSPSYSPTSPSYSPTSPSYSPTSPSYSPTSPSYSPTSPSYSPTSPSYSPTSPSYSPTSPSYSPTSPSYSPTSPSYSPTSPSYSPTSPSYSPTSPNYTPTSPSYSPTSPSYSPTSPSYSPTSPNYTPTSPNYSPTSPSYSPTSPSYSPSSPRYTPQSPTYTPSSPSYSPSSPSYSPTSPKYTPTSPSYSPSSPEYTPTSPKYSPTSPKYSPTSPKYSPTSPTYSPTTPKYSPTSPTYSPTSPTYTPTSPKYSPTSPTYSPTSPKYSPTSPTYSPTSPKGSTYSPTSPGYSPTSPTYSPAISPDDSDEENN; from the exons ATGCACGGACCGCCTTCCAGCGACAGCGCATGCCCATTGCGCCTCATCAAGAGAGTGCAATTCGGCGTCCTCAGCCCTGATGAACTT AAACGGTTGTCCGTTACTGAAGGGGGCATCAAGTACCCTGAGACTACAGAAGGAGGGCGCCCTAAACTAGGGGGCCTTATGGACCCCCGGCAAGGGGTAATTGAGAGATCAGGCAGATGCCAGACATGTGCAG GTAACATGACTGAGTGTCCTGGTCATTTCGGTCACATTGAGCTGGCAAAGCCAGTGTTCCATGTTGGCTTCATCACAAAGATAATGAAGGTCCTCCGCTGTGTCTGTTTCTTCTGTTCAAAACTGCTTGTGGACGCG AACAATCCAAAAATCAAAGACATCTTGACCAAGTCGAAGGGGCAGCCGCGTAAGCGTCTGACTCACGTCTATGACCTCTGTAAAGGCAAAAACATTTGTGAGGGTGGAGAGGAGATGGACAACAAATTTGGAGTTGAGCAGCAGGATACAGAAGAAGACCTGACCAAAGAGAAG GGTCATGGGGGCTGTGGCAGGTACCAGCCACGCATCCGTCGCTCTGGCCTGGAGCTGTATGCGGAGTGGAAGCACGTGAATGAAGACTCACAGGAGAAGAAGATCCTCCTCAGTCCAGAACGTGTGCATGAGATCTTCAAACGCATATCAGATGAAGAGGATCTGATCTTGGGCATGGACCCCAAATTCTCCCGTCCTGAGTGGATGATCGTCACAGTGTTGCCCGTGCCCCCTCTTGCTGTGAGACCAGCTGTGGTCATGCAGGGCTCTGCTAGAAACCAG GATGATTTAACACACAAGTTGGCTGACATTGTGAAGATCAATAACCAGCTGAAGCGAAATGAGCAGAGTGGAGCTGCAGCGCATGTTATAGCAGAGGATGTCAAGCTGCTTCAGTTCCACGTGGCCACCATGGTAGACAATGAACTGCCAGGTCTACCTAGG GCAATGCAAAAGTCTGGTCGTCCACTAAAATCTATCAAGCAGAGGCTAAAGGGTAAGGAAGGACGTGTCCGAGGTAATCTGATGGGGAAGCGTGTCGACTTCTCTGCCCGAACTGTCATCACGCCGGACCCCAACTTGCAGATCGACCAGGTTGGGGTGCCCCGCTCCATCGCCGCAAACATGACCTTCCCCGAGATCGTCACGCCCTTTAACATTGACAG ACTGCAAGAGCTTGTTAGGAGAGGTAACAGTCAGTACCCTGGAGCCAAATATATCATCCGAGACAACGGGGACAGAATTGACCTGCGATTCCACCCTAAGCCAAGTGACCTTCACCTTCAGATTGGATACAAA gTTGAACGGCACATGTGTGATGGAGACATTATTGTGTTCAACAGACAGCCTACGCTGCACAAAATGTCTATGATGGGCCACAGAGTGCGAATCTTGCCATGGTCGACATTTCGACTCAACCTTAG TGTGACAACCCCATACAATGCTGACTTTGACGGCGATGAGATGAACCTGCACTTGCCACAGTCTCTGGAGACCCGTGCTGAGATCCAGGAGCTGGCCATGGTGCCTCGTATGATCGTCACACCACAGTCCAACAGACCCGTCATGGGTATAGTGCAGGACACCCTGACAGCTGTGCGCAAGTTTACCAAGAGAGATGTCTTCTTAGAGAGG GGTGAGGTGATGAACCTCCTCATGTTCCTCTCCACATGGGATGGCAAAGTCCCCCAACCTGCTATCTTGAAGCCTCGACCTCTCTGGACTGGCAAACAGATCTTCAGCCTGATCATCCCTGGGCACATCAATGCCATCCGCACACACAGCACTCACCCTGATGAAGAGGACAGCGGCCCTTATAAACACATCTCCCCTGGAGACACTAAG GTGATTGTGGAGAACGGTGAGCTGATCATGGGCATCCTGTGTAAGAAGTCATTGGGAACCTCAGCTGGCTCTCTGGTCCACATCTCCTACCTTGAGATGGGCCATGACATCACACGACTCTTCTATTCCAACATCCAGACTGTTGTCAACAACTGGCTGCTCATTGAGG GTCACTCTATTGGTATTGGAGACTCCATTGCCGATAAGGCGACATATCAGGACATTCAGAACACGATTAAGAAAGCCAAACAGGATGTGATAGAG GTCATTGAGAAAGCCCACAACAACGAGTTGGAGCCCACCCCAGGTAACACTCTGAGACAGACCTTTGAGAACCAGGTCAACCGCATCTTGAACGATGCTCGAGACAAGACTGGATCCTCTGCCCAGAAGTCATTGTCTGAGTACAATAATTTCAAATCCATGGTGGTGGCTGGTTCAAAAGGCTCTAAAATTAACATTTCTCAG GTTATTGCTGTGGTGGGGCAGCAGAACGTTGAGGGTAAGAGAATCCCCTTCGGTTTCAAGCACCGCACCCTCCCTCACTTCATTAAGGATGACTATGGTCCAGAAAGTAGAGGCTTCGTAGAAAACTCCTATCTGGCCGGTCTCACACCAACTGAGTTTTTCTTTCACGCCATGGGAGGCAGAGAGGGTCTGATCGACACAGCTGTCAAAACTGCTGAGACAG GTTATATTCAGCGTCGTCTGATCAAGTCTATGGAGTCTGTAATGGTAAAGTATGATGCTACAGTCAGAAACTCTATTAACCAAGTTGTCCAGCTGAGGTATGGAGAGGATGGACTGGCAGGAGAGGCTGTCGAGTTCCAAAACATGgctaccctcaagccatccaacaAAGCCTTTGAGAAGAA GTTCAAGTTTGACTACACCAATGAACGAGCTCTCCGCCGCACTCTTCAGGAAGATGTGGTGAAAGATGTGTTGACCAATGCCCACGTCCAGAGTTCTCTTGAGAGAGAGTTTGAGAAGATGAGGGAAGACCGAGAGATCTTGAGGGCTATTTTCCCCACGGGAGACAGCAAG gtGGTACTACCGTGCAATTTGGCCAGAATGATCTGGAATGCTCAGAAGATCTTCCGCATCAATCCTCGAACACCAACTGACCTCAACCCAGCACGAGTAGTGGAAG GAGTTTATGACTTGAGTAAGAAGCTGGTGATCGTAAATGGTGAAGACCAGTTAAGCAGGCAAGCCCAGGAGAACGCCACTCTGCTCTTCAACATCCACCTGCGCTCCACCCTGTGCTCCAAGCGAATGACTGAGGAGTTCCGGCTTAGTACAGAGGCTTTTGATTGGCTGCTGGGAGAAATCGAGACCAAATTTAACCAGTCCATT GCTCACCCTGGTGAGATGGTAGGAGCTCTGGCTGCCCAGTCTCTGGGAGAGCCTGCTACTCAGATGACCCTGAATACATTCCACTACGCCGGTGTGTCCGCCAAAAATGTCACACTCGGTGTCCCTCGACTCAAAGAGCTTATCAACATCTCCAAGCGTCCCAAGACCCCCTCCTTGACCGTCTTTCTCCTGGGCCAAGCAGCCCGTGATGCAGAGAGGGCCAAAGATATCCTGTGTCGGTTGGAGCACACAACCCTGCGCAAAGTCACTGCCAACACAGCCATCTATTATGACCCCAACCCTCAGAACACTGTGGTGACTGAGGATCAGGAGTGGGTTAACGTGTACTATGAGATGCCTGACTTCGATGTGACCCGCATTTCACCCTGGCTGCTGCGTATAGAACTTGACCGCAAACACATGACTGATCGTAAACTGACTATGGAGCAGATTGCAGAGAAGATCAATGCAG GATTTGGGGATGACCTTAATTGCATCTTCAATGATGACAATGCTGAGAAACTGGTTTTGCGAATCCGCATCATGAACAGTGACGAAAACAAGTTTCAAGAC GATGAGGAGGTAGTGGATAAGATGGATGACGATGTCTTCCTTCGCTGCATCGAATCCAACATGCTGACAGACATGACACTGCAAGGCATCGAACAGATCAGCAAG GTGTACATGCATCTACCACAGACTGACAACAAGAAGAAAATCATCATTACAGAAGATGGAGAGTTTAAAGCCTTGCAAGAGTGGATCTTGGAAACGGATGGAGTCAGTCTTATGAGGGTCCTCAGTGAGAAGGACGTGGACCCTGTCAGAACCACCTCCAACGACATCGTGGAGATTTTCACT GTTCTTGGTATTGAGGCTGTGCGTAAGGCTCTGGAAAGAGAGTTGTACCATGTCATCTCTTTCGACGGTTCTTACGTTAACTACCGCCATCTTGCTTTGCTGTGTGACACGATGACCTGCAGGGGTCACTTGATGGCCATCACTCGTCACGGTATCAACAGGCAGGACACTGGTCCACTAATGAAGTGCTCTTTTGAAGAGACG GTGGATGTGTTGATGGAAGCATCATCTCATGGTGAATGTGACCCAATGAAAGGAGTGTCTGAGAATATCATGCTGGGACAGCTGGCTCCTGCAGGCACTGGTTGCTTTGATCTGCTATTGGATGCTGAGAAGTGCAAGTATGGCATGGAGATTCCCACCAATATCCCTGGTATCAGTGTTGCCGGAC CCACGGGTATGTTCTTTGGCTCTGCCCCCAGCCCCATGAGTGGCATGTCACCTGCCATGACTCCCTGGAACACAGGAGCCACTCCTGCATATGGTGCCTGGTCTCCCAGTGTTG GAAGTGGAATGACACCAGGTGCTGCAGGCTTCTCTCCCAGCGCTGCATCTGATGCCAGCGGCTTCTCGCCTGGCTATTCTCCTGCCTGGTCTCCCACTCCTGGTTCTCCTGGATCCCCTGGACCAGCTAGCCCTTATATCCCCTCACCAG gaGCCTTGTCTCCGAATTACTCTCCAACTTCTCCTGCCTACGAGCCTCGTTCTCCTGGTGGATACACCCCGCAGAGCCCTGGTTACTCTCCGACTTCGCCATCATACTCTCCAACTTCGCCATCTTATTCTCCCACCAGTCCGAACTACAGCCCCACATCTCCGTCCTACTCACCCACATCACCCTCCTACTCTCCGACTTCGCCGTCTTATTCTCCAACATCTCCAAGCTACTCTCCGACTTCGCCGTCTTACTCTCCAACTTCGCCGTCTTACTCCCCGACTTCGCCGTCTTACTCGCCAACATCCCCCAGCTATAGCCCTACGTCCCCCAGCTACAGCCCAACCTCACCGAGTTACAGCCCCACGTCTCCATCTTATTCCCCAACTTCTCCATCTTATTCCCCGACCTCCCCGTCTTACTCTCCCACCTCTCCAAGCTACTCTCCAACCTCCCCGTCCTATTCTCCAACATCTCCGAGCTACAGTCCCACTTCGCCCAACTATACGCCCACGTCGCCAAGTTACTCTCCAACCTCTCCATCTTACAGCCCCACCTCACCTTCCTACTCTCCCACCTCTCCCAATTACACCCCAACCAGTCCGAATTATTCCCCCACATCTCCTTCTTACTCCCCAACTTCGCCGTCCTATTCTCCATCCAGTCCACGTTACACCCCGCAGTCTCCCACCTACACCCCAAGCTCGCCCTCTTACAGTCCCAGCTCTCCTTCCTACTCTCCCACCTCTCCAAAATACACTCCCACCTCCCCCTCCTACAGTCCCAGCTCTCCCGAATATACCCCAACATCCCCAAAATATTCACCCACTTCCCCAAAGTACTCTCCCACTTCGCCCAAATACAGTCCCACTTCTCCAACCTACTCCCCAACTACTCCCAAGTACAGCCCCACTTCCCCTACTTACTCTCCAACTTCTCCTACCTACACCCCAACCAGTCCCAAATATTCCCCCACCTCTCCGACTTACTCTCCAACTTCTCCCAAATACTCACCCACATCCCCTACCTACTCTCCAACTAGTCCAAAGGGTTCAACCTACAGCCCCACTTCTCCCGGCTACAGCCCCACCTCTCCAACCTACAGCCCAGCCATCAGCCCTGACGACAGCGATGAAGAAAATAATTAA
- the LOC128025233 gene encoding macrophage-capping protein produces the protein MLPFQAAPGQFGDEVRQPGLRCWRVEKMKAVPLAQAEVGAFFNGDSYLVLDNRGDQGADLHMWIGEKSSRDEQVACAMLATQLDNFLGGDPVQHRQVQGYESPEFMNLFPRGVSYKEGGVESGFRKSQSGSGPVQRLYQIKGKRNIRAKEVDLSWKSFNKGDCFILDLGETIVSWIGSQANMFEKQKVREIAALIRDTERHGKAQITNISEGDETQEMLQVLGPMPELKESTPEEDSQADASNIASLYKVSDATGSMKLTKVSEKSPFAKDLLGRDDCFILDSGANGKIFVWKGMGANAEEKRAALKMADDFIQQMNYAKMKTQVEILPQGRETVIFKQFFQNWN, from the exons ATGCTCCCATTTCAGGCCGCTCCAGGACAGTTTGGGGATGAGGTCAGGCAGCCGGGACTGAGATGTTGGCGAGTGGAAAAGATGAAGGCTGTTCCTCTGGCCCAAGCTGAGGTGGGGGCTTTCTTCAACGGTGACTCCTACCTCGTGCTGGATAACCGAGGTGACCAGGGAGCAGACCTCCACATGTGGATTG GAGAAAAATCATCTCGTGATGAGCAGGTAGCTTGTGCCATGTTGGCTACCCAGCTGGATAACTTCCTGGGTGGAGATCCGGTCCAGCACAGACAGGTTCAAGGCTATGAGTCCCCAGAGTTCATGAACCTCTTCCCCCGAGGTGTCAGCTACAAG GAGGGAGGTGTGGAGTCTGGCTTCAGAAAAAGCCAGTCTGGATCTGGACCCGTTCAGAGGTTATACCAAATCAAAGGGAAGCGTAACATCAGAGCCAAAGAAGTGGATTTGAGCTGGAAGAGCTTTAACAAAGGGGACTGCTTCATACTCGACCTGGGCgag ACGATTGTGTCATGGATAGGATCTCAGGCAAACATGTTTGAGAAGCAGAAGGTGAGGGAGATCGCCGCTCTGAtaagagacacagagagacacggCAAAGCCCAGATCACTAACATCAGTGAGGGAGACGAGACTCAGGAAATGCTACAG GTTCTTGGTCCAATGCCAGAGCTGAAAGAAAGCACTCCAGAGGAGGACAGCCAAGCAGATGCATCCAATATTGCCTCCCTCTACAAG gTCTCAGATGCAACAGGGTCGATGAAGTTGACCAAGGTGTCAGAGAAAAGTCCATTTGCCAAGGACTTGCTGGGACGTGATGACTGTTTTATCCTGGACAGTGGGGCCAATGGAAAAATCTTTGTTTGGAAAG GAATGGGAGCCAATGCAGAAGAGAAGAGGGCAGCTCTGAAAATGGCAGATGACTTCATTCAGCAAATGAATTACGCCAAGATGAAAACACAG GTGGAGATTTTACCACAAGGCAGAGAGACTGTTATCTTTAAACAGTTTTTTCAAAACTGGAATTAA
- the LOC128025232 gene encoding nuclear factor 7, ovary → MTVIIQVQSSECRQLEIGMIERQRSVLPDTLSVHLPPQHFIMGEQTKTLKSILKDNMLQKQSNSVGAVRWTLSEKDIQVHSSAPTFKNSSGFSTRSQQRQRQQGLKDLRSLDECIRFINHWKQQVAQVCKNEDDPGEGCSRQAERQTDPRTERSLEESRKLILQWASELQSVDKLSEKHPWIKERTDQEVDTKEDKDQSEAVHERITQWAKEIQSVSESSGVLGDELARLLRLLGLKKKKLVSLMPLLEFITWSLLKEDGKGMVPHLWLSAKQRTWKAGMPRYIPNSVWNWILSSKADVTLDPMTNQPWLQLSDDHKKVQEGQTEANLPFSPQRFDSLPCVLGWEGYMMGRHYWEVEFANNGYWKVGVTTASSKRHGRFPMNPSTGYWVLWRSTRQFFACTNPETTLPLLLVPRKMGIYIDYEEGQISFYNAENKSHIYTFTGHFREKLYPFFALLDGRGVISIWSPKEQSHF, encoded by the exons ATGACAGTAATAATTCAGGTCCAAAGTTCAGAATGCAGGCAGCTTGAAATAGGGATGATAGAGCGCCAACGTTCAGTTTTGCCAGACACCCTCAGTGTTCACTTGCCTCCCCAACACTTCATCATGG GTGAACAGACAAAGACTCTGAAGAGCATCCTGAAGGACAACA TGCTCCAGAAGCAGAGTAACTCTGTTGGAGCCGTGCGCTGGACACTATCAGAGAAAGATATTCAGGTCCACAGTTCTGCCCCCACCTTCAAGAACAGTAGTGGATTTTCTACCCGTTCACAG CAAAGACAACGTCAGCAAGGCCTGAAAGATCTCCGGAGCCTGGATGAGTGCATCAGATTCATAAACCACTGGAAGCAACAGGTGGCACAAGTCTGCAAG AACGAGGATGATCCTGGTGAAGGGTGCAGCAGGCAAGCAGAGCGTCAGACAGACCCCAGAACTGAGCGCAGTCTTGAAGAGAGTCGAAAGCTTATTCTGCAGTGGGCCAGCGAGCTTCAAAGTGTAGACAAG CTGTCTGAAAAGCATCCGTGGATAAAGGAGAGGACTGATCAAGAGGTGGACACGAAGGAGGATAAAGATCAGAGTGAGGCTGTACATGAGAGGATCACGCAGTGGGCCAAAGAGATTCAGAGTGTGTCAGAG AGCTCTGGAGTGTTGGGAGATGAACTGGCACGGCTGTTACGTCTCCTGGggctgaagaagaagaagctggTTTCCCTCATGCCACTGCTGGAGTTCATCACTTGGAGTCTGCTGAAAGAAGACGGCAAG ggCATGGTTCCTCATCTATGGCTTTCAGCTAAACAACGCACCTGGAAAGCTG gCATGCCACGATACATCCCTAATTCAG TATGGAACTGGATTTTGAGTTCAAAAG CTGATGTAACTCTTGATCCTATGACCAACCAACCTTGGCTGCAGCTCTCTGATGACCACAAGAAAGTCCAGGAGGGTCAAACAGAGGCCAATCTGCCTTTCAGCCCTCAGCGATTTGATAGCTTGCCCTGTGTCCTAGGCTGGGAGGGCTACATGATGGGCCGTCATTACTGGGAAGTGGAATTTGCAAACAATGGTTATTGGAAAGTTGGAGTGACAACCGCTTCATCAAAAAGGCATGGCCGCTTTCCAATGAATCCCTCTACTGGTTATTGGGTCCTGTGGCGCAGCACACGACAGTTTTTCGCATGCACCAATCCCGAAACAACACTGCCACTGCTGCTGGTGCCCCGAAAGATGGGAATATACATCGATTACGAGGAGGGACAGATTTCGTTCTACAATGCAGAGAACAAATCACACATCTACACCTTCACTGGACATTTTCGTGAGAAGCTGTACCCTTTCTTTGCCCTGCTGGATGGCAGGGGAGTTATAAGCATATGGTCTCCTAAAGAGCAGAGCCACTTCTAA